A region of the Pseudomonas sp. A34-9 genome:
GAGACGTTCCCGTGTCAGCCAATGCTGACGCGGGAAAACGTCTAATTCGCCTGTCATATCTGACAGTAGACCGGCTATACCTAATAAGACACGATTGGATCCACCGAAAGCGTTGTTGTATTGACAGGACGTCAACCCAGGGAAGTCGCAAAGCCTTGCGACAAGGACTGTTATGAATAGCCATGCCATGGCGCAATCGGCGCCACGCGATACAGAAGGCATTTACCCCTTCGCCGGTCTTCCCGTGCGACTGGGTTTTCCAGCCAGTGCCGATTTTGAAATCATCCACGATGAGTACGGCACCCCGGTGGCGGTGACAGCGCGGCGCGAATTCCTGCACACCCAGCGAATGTGCCGGGTGTCAGGGCAATTGCTGCCCTATCGCTGCCGACAGACCCGGCAACTGCTGACGGGCATCCACATTTACGACCCGCGCTTCTGCGGATT
Encoded here:
- a CDS encoding SET domain-containing protein-lysine N-methyltransferase translates to MNSHAMAQSAPRDTEGIYPFAGLPVRLGFPASADFEIIHDEYGTPVAVTARREFLHTQRMCRVSGQLLPYRCRQTRQLLTGIHIYDPRFCGLIEHACDPNVFLDMSELWLWALKDIHSGERLTMDYAATEDKLSHQFACGCGSSRCRGWITGFDEPPSLEGQRFLQRWRHCGLR